CCGGCTCCTCCCGCTGGGGGAAAATGTTGGTCAGCGCCGCCACCACGCCCGCCGCGCTCAGTCCCATCCACGTGCCCCCCGCTTCCAGGTCGATGGGAGCGAAGGTCCGCGGCTCCGTCTCCCGCCACGCCCAGCCGCCCGCGGGCCGCCCATAGCGCTCATCCCGGTTGGACAGCAGCGCCAAGGGATAGGCATCCCCCGGCTGGTGCCGGATCAGCAGCGTGCACACGGTTAGTCAGACCAGGTCGCGGAATTCGTCGACGGATAGGCGGGCCTGCTTGATGATGTGACTCAAAGTGGACCGCTTGATGGGACGGTGCGCGGGTACCGTCAGCTTGAGGAGCTCATGGCCCGCTCGCTTCTGAAGACGGATATGGCTGCCTTTTTGCCGGACAATCGTCCAGCCGTTACGCTGGAGGGCCTTTATGACGCTCGTGAAGGGTAACTCGGGTACCTTGGTCACAAGGTGAGTTCAACGGCTTCTGCATCATCCGCCAGAACCTGGTCATCTTCCACCGGCTCAAGATAGAGCTCGATGGCCTCCTGAATATTGTTCAGGGCCTCTTCTCGCGTGTCTCCCTCGCTGATACATCCAGGCAGGGAGGGCACGTAGGCGGTGTAACCCCCGTCTTCGCTCGGCTCCAGAACGACCTTGATCTTCATGCCATTTCATCCTTCACGGTATACGCTCCGAAAGTAATCAGGCCCCGCTGATTGCAAAAGGAATTAAGGTGCACACGTCAATCCGCTCCCACCGCGGCCCGCTGAAACCGCGCCCACGCGCGCGCCAACGCCGCCGCCACACCC
The sequence above is drawn from the Candidatus Neomarinimicrobiota bacterium genome and encodes:
- a CDS encoding type II toxin-antitoxin system HicB family antitoxin is translated as MKIKVVLEPSEDGGYTAYVPSLPGCISEGDTREEALNNIQEAIELYLEPVEDDQVLADDAEAVELTL
- a CDS encoding type II toxin-antitoxin system HicA family toxin translates to MTKVPELPFTSVIKALQRNGWTIVRQKGSHIRLQKRAGHELLKLTVPAHRPIKRSTLSHIIKQARLSVDEFRDLV